The region GGAGCCTTCCTTTTCAGCCCGCGCGGCATGGACGTGCGGCCCACTCCGGACAAGGTGCGCGGCGCGATATTCAACATCATCGGAAGTGATATCGAGGGGGCCGGCTTTCTGGACCTTTTCGGCGGGACGGGGGCCGTGGGGCTGGAGGCGTTGTCCCGCGGCGCGGCGCAGGTGACGATAGTGGACAACTCCACCGCCGAGCTTGTCCGCAAGAACGCGGACAAACTGAAGGCCAACACCGGCATTACGGTGCGAAAGCAGGACGCATTTTCGGCGATGGCCGCATTCGCCGCCCGCGGGATGAAGTTTGATTTCATATTCGCCGATCCCCCATGGCAGGCGGGGCTGGAGGAACGCATAGTGGATTCGGCCGCGAATATCCTTGCCCCGGGGGGGATTTTTATCCTGGAGGCCAACAAGAAAACAGCGGTCCCAATCGCCGGTTCCGGCCACTCCATCCAACTTGCCCAGACAAGAAAATACGGCGACGCGCAGCTTTGCTTTTACATGCGGGCGGGCGGGGAATAGTTTGACGGCCGGTATCCGTTCCAACGGCGCTTCCCATATGCTAACCTGATTGCCATGATGTTCGAACAGCAGATAGCCGCTTTGATCGCCGCAGTGACGCCGGAGGACGCCGAGTCCATCCGGACGGCGCGCCTATGGATGACCCTGGGCCTTGGCGCCGCCGCCACCATTGCGATAATGGTTTTCGGCAAGCCGCTGGAAAGGTTTATAGAGCGTATCCAGCCGGACGAAGGGAGACGGCAGAGAAGCTTTTTCATAGTATTGATCATGCTTTTCTCCATCCTTGGCGCCGTGGTGTCCATCCTGATAATGCTAAAGATGCTCGGGGTGATCCCTTCGGAGCAAGGGGAGTGAGTAAATATGAAAAAACCGGAGTGGCTTCGTAAATCGGCGGTGAGAGGGGAAGCGGCCCTGGCGGTTCGGGGGCTATTGCGAGAATCCTCGCTGTCCACCGTGTGCGAGGAGGCCCGCTGCCCGAACATGGGGGAATGCTTCGCCAACCGTGTGGCCACGTTCATGATACTTGGGGCAAAATGCACACGGGACTGTGGATTTTGCGCAGTGGCTCCGGACGGAAGGCCGGCCGCGCCGGATCCGGACGAACCGGCCCGTGTGACGGTGGCGGCCAAAGAACTTGGACTTTCACACGTGGTGATAACGTCAGTCACCCGGGATGATTTAAAGGATGGCGGAGCCGGTCATTTCGCCATGACCATATATGCCCTGCGCGCTGGCTTGCCCGGAGTTTCCGTGGAAGTGTTGACCCCCGATTTCAGGGGTGACCACACTTCCATAGACCTTGTGATGGACGCCGGGCCGGATGTGTACAACCACAATGTGGAGACTGTTCCAGCTCTATATAAGGCCGTCCGTCCGGCGGCCTCATACGAAAGGTCGCTAAAGCTGCTTGATAGGGTGAAGGAGCGCCGCCCGGCAATCGTCACCAAAAGCGGGATAATGCTGGGGCTTGGCGAGACGATGGAGCAGGTCCTGGCGGTCATGGACGATCTGGCGGCGATAGGGCTCGACGCGCTGACCATCGGCCAGTATCTGCGGCCCTCTCTAAACTGCCTCCCGGTTGTGGAGTATGTGCGCCCCGAAGTGTTCGATGAATTGAAGTCCGCCGCCCAGGCGAAGGGTATAAGGAGCGTATTCTCCGGCTCATACGTCCGTTCGTCATACCATGCGGCGGAAGTATTCGCGGGACGCATTTAACGGCGTTACCATACTTGTGTTCAATCTTGGCGCTCTTGTCAGAGCATAAATCCTTTTAATAATTTTATATAACCTTCTTGTTCCTCCATCGTAACACCGCCGGATCAAGATGAAATTGGAAAAATTCTTCAAAGGAGATTACGTTATCAGCATCTGCGTAATTGTCATTTTCCATTTTTAACTCGCTTGGGGTCACAAGATAGATTCTGTGTTCGATTTCCCCAATCAGGACACTGAAATTTGATTTGATGTGTCTCATTTCTTGATACAGGTGCGGGCTCATCTTATTTCTGCCTCTGTTCTTCCATTTGCTTTTCAATCGACAAAATGATTTGCCGATAATGACTAGCTATTCCTAACGCCTCATGTGTAGCTTCTGAATCATTGTCAACTTCACAGGTAATTCGACGCTCCCATTTCTCCGCACGAAATGAAAGTGCATCTAATAATTGACAGGTGTCAATGCTACTAAGCTTTATCAAATACTGGGTTGGCAGAGTCAATCCCTTTTTTAGTTGAAACTCCCGGCATGACCGTCACGCCGCTTTCACCATTATCTTCCCCGCCAGAGCCCGTTTCATGATCTCACGCAGTTCCGGCAGGTGTTTATAACCGCTCACTTTCCTCAACCTGGG is a window of Nitrospinota bacterium DNA encoding:
- the rsmD gene encoding 16S rRNA (guanine(966)-N(2))-methyltransferase RsmD, translating into MRIIAGRFKGAFLFSPRGMDVRPTPDKVRGAIFNIIGSDIEGAGFLDLFGGTGAVGLEALSRGAAQVTIVDNSTAELVRKNADKLKANTGITVRKQDAFSAMAAFAARGMKFDFIFADPPWQAGLEERIVDSAANILAPGGIFILEANKKTAVPIAGSGHSIQLAQTRKYGDAQLCFYMRAGGE
- the lipA gene encoding lipoyl synthase — its product is MKKPEWLRKSAVRGEAALAVRGLLRESSLSTVCEEARCPNMGECFANRVATFMILGAKCTRDCGFCAVAPDGRPAAPDPDEPARVTVAAKELGLSHVVITSVTRDDLKDGGAGHFAMTIYALRAGLPGVSVEVLTPDFRGDHTSIDLVMDAGPDVYNHNVETVPALYKAVRPAASYERSLKLLDRVKERRPAIVTKSGIMLGLGETMEQVLAVMDDLAAIGLDALTIGQYLRPSLNCLPVVEYVRPEVFDELKSAAQAKGIRSVFSGSYVRSSYHAAEVFAGRI